In one window of Rathayibacter caricis DSM 15933 DNA:
- a CDS encoding ABC transporter permease, which translates to MSDAQLPAVDPDAETEKSTGLEPGQKPGQEARPGAVESGASRVLREILSGTALMSVLAVLLSLIAGGVLIAATDPDVQEASGYFFARPVDTLQAIWQSVAGAYSSLFQGSVYNFRREGFANGIKPLTDTLAFATPLIAGGLGVALAFRVGLFNIGGRGQMLIAAACAGWVGFSFDLPWGVHLIVALAAGILGGALWGGLVGVLKARTGAHEVILTIMLNYVAFYLISYLLRTPGALQAPGSNNPKTPAMKETAVFPSLLGPSYSLTLGFVFAILATVFVWWLLNRSSIGFKFRAVGENPHAARVAGIDVKNSYVYAMLLSGGLLGLAGSAQVMGTVTTGFTSGIDAGIGFDAITVALLGRSRPWGVFFAGILFGAFKAGGYSMQAAQGVPIDVVLVVQSLIVLFIAAPPLVRAIFRLPAPGAAPRRRTRRASEVSA; encoded by the coding sequence GTGAGCGACGCGCAACTGCCCGCGGTCGATCCCGACGCGGAGACCGAGAAGTCCACCGGCCTCGAGCCCGGCCAGAAGCCGGGTCAGGAGGCGCGCCCCGGCGCGGTCGAGAGCGGCGCGTCCCGCGTGCTGCGCGAGATCCTCTCGGGCACCGCTCTGATGTCGGTGCTCGCCGTGCTGCTCTCGCTGATCGCGGGCGGCGTGCTGATCGCGGCGACGGACCCCGATGTCCAGGAGGCGTCCGGCTACTTCTTCGCGCGCCCGGTCGACACCCTGCAGGCGATCTGGCAGTCGGTCGCCGGCGCCTACTCCTCCCTCTTCCAGGGATCCGTCTACAACTTCCGCCGCGAGGGCTTCGCGAACGGCATCAAGCCGCTCACCGACACGCTCGCCTTCGCCACTCCGCTGATCGCGGGCGGTCTGGGCGTCGCGCTCGCGTTCCGCGTCGGCCTGTTCAACATCGGCGGCCGCGGGCAGATGCTGATCGCGGCAGCCTGCGCCGGCTGGGTCGGCTTCTCCTTCGACCTCCCGTGGGGCGTCCACCTGATCGTCGCGCTCGCCGCCGGCATCCTGGGCGGCGCGCTGTGGGGAGGGCTCGTCGGCGTGCTCAAGGCGCGCACCGGGGCGCACGAGGTGATCCTCACGATCATGCTCAACTACGTCGCCTTCTACCTGATCTCGTACCTGCTCCGCACTCCCGGCGCTCTGCAGGCGCCGGGCTCGAACAACCCGAAGACCCCGGCGATGAAGGAGACGGCGGTCTTCCCCTCGCTCCTCGGCCCGAGCTACTCGCTCACCCTCGGCTTCGTCTTCGCGATCCTCGCGACCGTCTTCGTCTGGTGGCTCCTGAACCGATCGAGCATCGGCTTCAAGTTCCGCGCGGTGGGCGAGAACCCGCACGCGGCACGGGTCGCCGGCATCGACGTCAAGAACAGCTACGTGTACGCCATGCTCCTCTCCGGCGGTCTCCTCGGCCTCGCGGGCAGCGCGCAGGTGATGGGCACCGTCACGACGGGCTTCACGTCCGGGATCGACGCCGGCATCGGCTTCGACGCGATCACCGTCGCCCTGCTCGGGCGGTCGCGGCCGTGGGGCGTGTTCTTCGCAGGCATCCTCTTCGGCGCGTTCAAGGCGGGCGGCTACTCCATGCAGGCCGCCCAGGGCGTGCCGATCGACGTCGTCCTCGTCGTGCAGTCGCTGATCGTCCTCTTCATCGCCGCTCCGCCCCTGGTGCGCGCGATCTTCCGCCTGCCCGCTCCCGGCGCCGCGCCGAGACGCCGCACGCGCCGAGCCTCGGAGGTCTCCGCATGA